GGATCCAGAGAAAGTGTTTTTGAGTGAGATGGTAAATTTAGGGAAAGGATTTATGGAAGTATTTGTGAGTTTTGGCGATATGATTACGGAGACATTAGGAATCAAGGCGGATACAAAGAAAAGCGATATTGGGGCATATTTTACTAAGATTGAGAATACTATGAAGATAGTGAAAGTGAAATTGGGGGAGATTTTAGAAAAGAATGGGAATTATACGAAAGTAAAAGAAAAAGTTGAGGAATTTATTGGGAAGATAAGTAAGGTCGAAGAAGGAGCAAAAGAAGCAGCTAAAGGGGCTGCAGGAGAAGATAAGATTGGTGGTGCTCCTACTACTGGGCAAGATCCTTCGCCGGCAGATTTTGCAAGTGTTAACTTACTTATTAAAGGGATTAAAACAATAGTTGGCGTAGTGTTAAAATCAAATGAGGGAAATCCAGAGGCTAGTAAGACCGGTGACACAGAAAAAAAATCGATTGGTAAGTTGCTTAGTAAAAAGGATGATGGAACAGAAGCACATTCGGCTGCAGCAAGTGCATCGATAGGAGCGGTAACTGGTGATGATATTTTGCAAGCTATTGCTAAATCT
This region of Borrelia hispanica CRI genomic DNA includes:
- a CDS encoding variable large family protein; amino-acid sequence: MVVMRCNSGGVGKDPEKVFLSEMVNLGKGFMEVFVSFGDMITETLGIKADTKKSDIGAYFTKIENTMKIVKVKLGEILEKNGNYTKVKEKVEEFIGKISKVEEGAKEAAKGAAGEDKIGGAPTTGQDPSPADFASVNLLIKGIKTIVGVVLKSNEGNPEASKTGDTEKKSIGKLLSKKDDGTEAHSAAASASIGAVTGDDILQAIAKSGEAANNDVGIDQAKNVAEIAAAKKEDNKEFGIESAKKDAVIAGGIALRGMAKGGKFAAKNEEKSANAVNGAVSSAVNKVLSTLIIAIRNTVDLGLKEINKVLGEIKQGEGVEAKVSE